The Paralichthys olivaceus isolate ysfri-2021 chromosome 9, ASM2471397v2, whole genome shotgun sequence genome contains a region encoding:
- the rpl36a gene encoding large ribosomal subunit protein eL42 isoform X2, which yields MVNVPKTRRTYCKKCKKHQPHKVTQYKKGKDSLYAQGKRRYDRKQSGYGGQTKPIFRKKAKTTKKIVLRLECVEPNCRSKRMLAIKRCKHFELGGDKKRKGQVIQF from the exons atg GTCAACGTCCCGAAGACCAGGAGGACCTACTGCAAGAAGTGCAAGAAGCACCAGCCCCACAAAGTTACCCAGTACAAGAAGGGGAAGGATTCCCTCTATGCACAGG gTAAGAGGAGATACGACAGAAAGCAGAGTGGTTACGGTGGTCAGACCAAGCCTATTTTCCGCAAGAAG GCTAAGACTACAAAGAAGATTGTGTTGAGGCTGGAGTGTGTGGAGCCCAACTGCAGATCCAAGAGAATGCTGGCCATCAAGAGATGCAAGCACTTCGAGTTGGGAGGTGACAAGAAGAGAAAG GGCCAGGTCATCCAGTTCTAA
- the gla gene encoding alpha-galactosidase A: MICVLFLLRLLVFIRPAAEALDNGLALTPTMGWLHWERFMCNIDCDKDPDNCISERLYMQMADMMVKEGWKEAGYEYVCIDDCWPSHQRDARGRLQADPKRFPGGIKKLADYIHSKGLKLGIYADVGKNTCAGYPGSLGHYETDAQTFADWNVDLLKFDGCYMDWTLLGEGYINMSKALNQTGRSILYSCEWPLYEWPFKQPNYTAIRETCNHWRNFNDVYDSWSSIKTILDWTASHQDVIVPSAGSGGWNDPDMLVIGNFGLSHDQQESQMALWAIMAAPLLMSNDLRDICPRSKGLLQNKRIIDISQDPLGRQGYHTIKVDSFEVWERPLSQNRLAVAVLNRQEIGGPRGFVIRAVPGWKICDPQCNVTQILPQYKELGVQTFKSEVVLSVNPSGTALLTITPISRFRTYKLHWQDTSVRHKQETIL, from the exons ATGATCTGTGTATTGTTTCTGCTCCGGCTCCTGGTGTTCATCAGACCCGCAGCGGAGGCGTTAGACAACGGTCTGGCTCTGACACCCACCATGGGCTGGCTGCACTGGGAGAGGTTCATGTGTAACATCGACTGTGACAAGGACCCGGACAACTGCATCAg TGAGCGTCTGTACATGCAGATGGCAGACATGATGGTGAAGGAGGGCTGGAAAGAGGCCGGCTACGAGTACGTCTGCATCGATGACTGCTGGCCCTCCCATCAGCGAGATGCCCGGGGCCGCCTGCAGGCAGACCCCAAAAGATTCCCCGGGGGCATCAAGAAACTGGCCGACTAC ATCCATTCTAAGGGTCTGAAGCTGGGTATCTATGCAGATGTTGGGAAAAACACCTGTGCTGGATACCCCGGCAGTCTGGGCCACTACGAGACAGACGCTCAGACTTTTGCCGACTGGAATGTGGACCTGCTCAAATTTGATGGCTGCTACATGGACTGGACCCTGCTGGGAGAAG GCTACATAAACATGTCAAAAGCACTGAACCAAACTGGAAGAAGTATCCTGTACTCCTGCGAGTGGCCTTTATACGAATGGCCTTTCAAACAG CCGAACTACACAGCCATCCGTGAGACATGTAACCACTGGCGCAACTTCAATGACGTGTACGACTCGTGGAGCTCGATCAAAACCATCTTGGACTGGACTGCTTCTCATCAAGACGTCATTGTTCCCTCGGCTGGATCTGGGGGCTGGAATGACCCTGATATG CTGGTCATTGGGAACTTTGGCCTGAGTCACGACCAGCAGGAGTCTCAGATGGCATTGTGGGCCATAATGGCGGCTCCTCTGCTCATGTCTAACGACCTGAGGGACATCTGTCCTCGCTCCAAGGGGCTGCTACAGAACAAACGAATCATAGACATCAGCCAGGACCCGCTGGGCAGGCAGGGATACCACACCATCAAG GTGGACAGTTTCGAGGTGTGGGAGAGGCCTCTGTCTCAGAACCGTCTGGCTGTCGCTGTTCTGAACAGACAGGAGATTGGTGGTCCCCGGGGGTTTGTCATCAGAGCGGTTCCTGGCTGGAAGATCTGTGACCCTCAGTGTAACGTCACACAGATCCTGCCCCAGTACAAGGAGCTGGGTGTCCAGACTTTTAAGAGTGAAGTGGTTTTATCAGTGAACCCTTCAGGCACCGCTCTTCTCACCATCACTCCCATCAGCAGGTTTAGGACATACAAGCTGCACTGGCAGGACACGAGTGTCAGACACAAGCAGGAAACCATTTTGTAG
- the rpl36a gene encoding large ribosomal subunit protein eL42 isoform X1 has translation MVNVPKTRRTYCKKCKKHQPHKVTQYKKGKDSLYAQGKRRYDRKQSGYGGQTKPIFRKKAKTTKKIVLRLECVEPNCRSKRMLAIKRCKHFELGGDKKRKGQVIQF, from the exons GTCAACGTCCCGAAGACCAGGAGGACCTACTGCAAGAAGTGCAAGAAGCACCAGCCCCACAAAGTTACCCAGTACAAGAAGGGGAAGGATTCCCTCTATGCACAGG gTAAGAGGAGATACGACAGAAAGCAGAGTGGTTACGGTGGTCAGACCAAGCCTATTTTCCGCAAGAAG GCTAAGACTACAAAGAAGATTGTGTTGAGGCTGGAGTGTGTGGAGCCCAACTGCAGATCCAAGAGAATGCTGGCCATCAAGAGATGCAAGCACTTCGAGTTGGGAGGTGACAAGAAGAGAAAG GGCCAGGTCATCCAGTTCTAA